The stretch of DNA ACCGCCCTTTTTTATCCGATGGCTATGAATCTTCACGACCAAATGATGGCTCAAACGCGTCTGGCTCAAACACGTCGCCAATTTCTGACCAGCGGCAAGCACTTGCTAGGTGGGGCTGCGTTAACGTCACTTGCGGGTGCGGGGTTAGCATCCCTGGTTGATCCAGCGAATGCCCTTGCATCACCCGGTGCAATGCCGATGCACTTCGCCCCCAAAGCGAAACGCGTGATCTATTTGCACATGGTTGGCGGGCCGTCGCAGATGGACTTGTTCGATTACAAGCCAGCGATGAACACGTATTTTGACAAAGACCTACCTGAGTCCATTCGACAAGGACAGCGATTGACCACTATGACCAGTGGCCAATCTCGCTTTCCAATCGCTCCGTCAAAATTTGCGTTCCAACAATACGGCGAATGTGGAATGTGGATGAACTCGGATCACTTGCCTTGGCTATCTAAAAAGGCTGATGAAATTTGCTGGATGCGAAGTTTGCACACCGAGGCGATTAACCATGAGCCCGCGATCACGGCAATGCAGACTGGTAATCAAATCACCGGGCGGCCCTGTTTAGGGTCATGGGCGTCGTACGGACTGGGTTCGATGAACGACAATCTGCCCGCGTTTGTCGTGCTTGTCGCGATCCCGACCAATCGTGAACAGGAACAGGCCATTTCATCGCGACTTTGGAGTGCAGGCTACTTGTCAGGAGAACACTCGGGAGTGTCATTTCGCAGCAGCGGTGATCCGATCCTATACATCAACAATCCCCCGGGCGTTCCCGATGCCATTCGCCGCCGCACGATTGACGGTCTCAACGCGTTGAATCAAATGACGTATCAATCGCTCGGTGATCCAGAAACGCATACACGGATTCAGCAGTACGAAATGGCCTTTCGCATGCAGGCGAGTGTGCCAGAGCTAGTCGATATCAATTCCGAATCGCAGCACATATTTGACCTTTATGGCGAGGACGCCAAGAAGCCGGGCACCTTTGCAAACACGGCGCTAATGGCACGCCGCTTGTCAGAGCGGGGCGTGCGGTTCGTTCAGGTCTATCACAACAATTGGGATCACCACGCCAACGTGGCAACCCGCCTGCCCGATCAATGCAAAGACGTTGATCGTCCGTGCTACGCGTTGTTGGAAGATTTAAAGCAGCGTGGAATGCTCGACGATACCCTCGTGATCTGGGGAGGAGAGTTCGGTCGCACGATTTACACGCAAGGCAAGCTGACGAAGGAAAACTACGGGCGCGATCATCATCCGCGTTGCTTCACGATGTGGATGGCCGGTGGCGGAGCGAAAGGCGGTACGATCTATGGCGAGACAGACGATTTTTCGTACAACATCGTCAAAGATCCCCTGCACATTCGAGACTTTCACGCCACTGTCCTGCACTTGCTCGGTTTTGACCACGAGCGATTCACCTACAAGTATCAAGGCCTCGATCAGAAACTCACTGGCGTTGAACCGGCGCACGTTATTCGCGATTTAATTGCCTAACGCGGATGCAGATCGGGATCGGGTTTACTCGTCCTGCGGATCCAAGTCATTGAGTTCAATGTCGATCACTTGTTCTCCTTCGGTGACCTCGAAGGAAAGCGGTGTCTTGGCGGGATTGACCCACTCGATATTGGTGCGGCTTTCAGGGATTTTTCCGTCGCGATTGTTCTCTAAAGACAAGTCCTCGAGGACCACTTTGTGCCAACCGAGTTCGGCTCCGTGCTTAGAGGGGTCCGAAGCATAAGTCAGGTCGTATTCGCCCTGGGCATTTGTGATGCCAGTCGACATAAGTCCGCCGACCACGGGTTGGTCGCCGCCCTCGCGTTTGTCGGGATCGGGCATGAATCGAACGCGAATCTCACTGAGAGGTTCACCGCCTCGAGTCACCTTTCCCATGACCTTCGAAATGTTCGGACCAGAATCGCAACCAGCGATCATGCCGACAATGACCAGAGCGAGAGCCATTGCTGAGTGCGCTGTGATGTGCATTCCCGCCATTCTTGAGAAACCTAAGTTTCGCTTTCCATTCAAGTTTGAGGTCATCAACATTTACACGCTCCGGGAATTAGTTTGGTTCGCTTCAGGGGTCGCTGGCGTGACTAGGGCGGCCACGCGACATTTCAGTGTGTTCGATTCAACGAACCGAATTCAAAATCGCGAATTCGACTAGTTAGGATCGAACTGGTTTTCAGCTTGGTCGTTGCCACGCTTGGTGCTTAAGGCACGGTAGAGCACCATGTTGATGCTGTCGGTGATGAAGTGAACGCTACCGTCTGCAAACGCAAAGTTTGCTCCACCGGTGTGTCCGCTACCGTAGGCAGCCATGCGGTCGTTCACTGACGCGTACGACGCAGGAGCGTCTTCGGGAGTTTTGTAGTTCAGCGGTGATCGAGTGGAAGCGAACACATGAGTGGTTCCGTTGCCTCCGCCAGTCCAACCCCATGTGCCCCAACCTTCAATCGGATAGCGGGAATATCGTGACGGGTGGTTGTAGAGCTTTTGGTCAAAGATCGGGTCGTAGTGGAAACGTTCGCCGAACAGCATCGTGTGCGAAGTTCCGTCGAGCACGTCCGAGAACTTTGCGGGAACGGCATCGTCCTGCAAGAACTGTTGGAAAGTCTCTGGTTGGCTATCCATTCCGGTCATGTAGAACATGCCGTCATCTTGCATCAGCGGATCACGGAAGTAGGTGCTATGTGTTCCGCCGTTAGCGACGTAACTTGTCATTCCGAAGTACCCGGTTGGATAACCGGCAAGGACGAAATCCAAGAGCTGTGGAGTGTTCTGGATCAAGTCGGAAGGACACAGAAAAGCTTCGGGTTGGTGAGCCGATGGAGCTTCAAGGCTGTAGTCATAGCGATCAGCAGGATTGGTGAAGCTCGCGCCCGGTCGGCGAGTGTTGGACCATGCTGCTTCATAGGTGTCGTCGAAGTCCCAGTTCTCGTACGCAGCAGATTCTTCCAGGTAGGGAAGCAAGTATGAGAATACCGTGTTTCCGTACCAATCTCGCGGGCGATTTCGAATGAAGGTGGTTAGCCCGGCGGGGAACTTTCGGTTCGCCGATTCAAAGTTGTGGCTGGCCAGTGCGATTTGCTTGATGTTGTTTTGGCAACTCATTCGGCGTGCCGCCTCTCGAGCAGCTTGAACGCTAGGCAGCAACAAAGCGACAAGAATGCCAATGATCGCAATGACAACAAGCAACTCGATCAGCGTGAACGCGAAGCGTTGGTGAGCATGTTTGTTCATGGGAAGGGTCCACATAGATGGAGGTAAAAGGTCAAAAAGAAAATGCAGGGGTCAAAAGGAAACGTCGCTCAAGATGATGAGTAGAGTTCGCCGAATCTCTCTAACCCACATATCTTGCCTGAAAGGAGGTAGTCAAGTTCATGTTTGCATCGGACGCTGTCGTAGTTGATACGCGTCGTTGACTCGTCTGATCCTCAATATGATACCGGTCGTTGGCAGAAATCAACGGATCTTTATCGGATCTTAAACATCCGCCGCAGGTCGCTCCGTTGATGGCGCTTAACAGCGGATCTTGGCCCATAGCCTTCGCGGTTTCTATCAACGTTCACGCTGGGGAAACTGACTTTGTCAATGGCCGCCGTCTTGTTCTTCCAATTGCAATTGCAGATTCGACGTAGCTTCATCCAACAAATGCATCGACTTGACAGTCGATGGTTTCGTAAACCTTGGTCAACCATGGAAGCACACATCGCTCCGATTCTTCGGACTCGGCATGCTTACCGTTGAAATGAATCCCGATTTTGAAAGCGTTCTTATCTGTTGTTGGGATCGAACATTGCCGTCGGAATGACTCGAGAGTCTTTCCAGATTAGAACTCTCCCTAAACCGATGAAGGGCTCGCACTTAGCCTGGGTTCCGGTTGGGCCGGTGCGAAACGACCCAACCGTTGCTCCAAGTTGTCGATCAGAGCAATTCTATAGTTCTGCAAGAATTGCTTCGTCGACGGCTTCAGCTTGCCACTGGAACTCATCGTCGTCATCGTCTTCGCTGGTCCACGACAGCAGCGGTTGCTCGGACGACGCGGCCGCTATTTCAGCGACTTCAACGTCCACCGTAGCGGTCGACGTTCTGAGGTCGAAGACGTAAGCGCCGCCCGTGTTGTTGGACGGGCGATTGTCCAACCATGAACCCACCACCGCGACGCTCGCGTCGACCGCTACCGCGATGCCGTACTCGTCAGCCGTGGTGACCTCGTCATTGTTGAGCACGCGTGTTTGCATCCACGTGCCACCGACGTTCTCAAACAGGTAGGCGTTGCCGGATGCGACACCACCGATGTCCGAACCGATCGCACCGGCCACCAAACGATCGCCCGACAGATCGACTGAATAACCCAACCGGTCACCGGCCACACCGTCAGAGGCCAGCAACTTGGTGACTTGGCCCCAGTTGCCCGCGCCGCCTTCGTTCTGATCGAACAGATACACCGAACCGAGTTGGTTCAGTCCACCTTCATCGTCAAACCGCGAACCGATCGCAACCCTGGTTCCGTCGATCGACAACGCGTAAGCGAAGTGATCGTTTGCTAAGCCATCAGCAGCCTCGATGATGGCTTCCTCACCCCAGTTGTCGGCTCCACCGTTATCACGAGCGAAGATGTAAGCAGCACCCGTGTTGCTGGCGGTTCCGTCGTACTGGAAGGCACCAACCGCGATCAGATCGCCATCGATCGAAACGGTTTGTCCAAACCGATCGCCGGCTTCACCATCACTGGCAACCAGTTTCATGGATTGGCCCCAGTTTTCCACGCCACCGAGGTCACGTTCGAAGACGTAGGCTGCACCGGAGGAGAGTCCTACGGGGTCAGCCACACTGGCTCCGACAACGAGCGTGTCTCCCGAGAGTGCCAGCGAGCGACCGAACAGATCACGCTTGACCGTGTCGCTGCCAGCCACCTTGGAAACTTGTCCCCAGTTGTCCGCTCCACCTTCGTTGCGATTGAAGATGTAAACCGCACCGGCCTGGAATCCGTTTTCACGATCCCGTTGGGCGCTGACGGCCACCGTGTCGCCGTCGATGGCGACCGAGTAACCGAACTGTGCAGCGACGCCGTTAGGTGCACCGTCACCGCTTAGTTCCGCGACTTGCGTCCAAGTGGTATCGTCGGTGCGATGATAAATGAACGCCGATCCGGCACTGTTCACCCCATTTGGATCATCAAGGAACGATCCCACCACCGCGTAGTCACCATCAATGGCAACGGCGTTTCCGAACCGGTCACCACCCGAGGCAGCCGAATTAGTCAGTTCGACATCGTTGAGCGTGATCGTGTAATCGAACGAGTCGGATCCAACGAAGCCGTTGTCCGGTGTATACGTGATTACGCCGCCGGAGCCGATTGTTGCTATTCCGTTGGCACCATCGGTCGTTGAAAGAATCTGCGTTTGACCGTCTGGCAAATCGTTCAGCAACACGTTTACATCAACGGGTGTGTTGACGTCAGTATCGGCTACGTCATCGATCGCAATGAACGTTGGGATAGGCGGTAACTCATTGGTTTCACCGGCTGTATCGAGCTCTGCATCGGCGAAATTCAGTAACGCAAATGGTCCCGTCTCATCGGTCGTTCGGTAGCCGCCCGCTGGCGTGAAATTGCCATCGGGTCCGAAAACCTCGGCGGAGTAATTCACGTCTGCGTTGGCGTCACCGTCAACGATCGAAAGCGAAGCGAGGATCGATGTCCATGGCACGATGTCGAATGTTCCATCATTGTCCGTGTCGAGGTCATCCCCCGCAACAGCCGTTGGCGAAAGGCCGTCCACGACAAGAATCGTTTGTGGTGAACCGAACGGATTGAAGCTTGCGTCCAGGACATCGCCCGGATCGGTAGCAACCGATGTTCCATCGTCAGTGACTAGCAAGAAACCGTTGGCATCGGTAAAGCCCGAGGACAGATCAACGATGTCGTCAATCGAACCCGGAGAAAATTCGCCGCTAATTAAGACCAGCGAGTAGCCAGTGAATCCAGAGTCCGGATCGCCGATGAGTTCGACGAAATCCGTGATCGAACCGCCCGAGCTGTTGACGCGGAACTCGTTGATCGCAACCGAGGTCGTTTGAGGAGCCGAGTCGTTATCCGAAATCGTCACTGCGATATCTGGCGAAGTCAAAGCGTCGAACTGAGTGTCCGAGCTTGTGATTGCCACTGAAAACGCACTGGCGTGAGTGCCTTCGACGGCTGAATCATCATCCGCAACAACCGTTACGCTTTGAGGCGTACCCGCGTTGCCGCTGTTGAAGGTAAGCGTGGTCGCGACGCCAGCACCTGCACCTAGGTCGATTTGCGAATCGGTGGGGGTCAACGTGACCGTGACGGTCGACGTTGGAGTGCCGGTGAATGAGAACGCAACGGTGTCACCCACGGCGTCACCCTCGGTCACGTCGGTCGAGCCATCCGACTCAGCCACGATCAGGCTGGCACCAATTTCAAACTCGATGCCGTCCGTATTGGTCAGGCCGGGCGTTTGCAAGAACTGTCCCGCGGAGAACTCGGAGTCCAAGAAGTCGCCGGTACCGTCAGCTTGCAAGCGAGCAAGGGATTGGTCCTCTCCATCGTTGAACAAAAGGTCTTCATTGTCATCGACCGCCCATGACATGAAGTCGAGGGTTCGGACGGTGTCAAAGAGCGTGACGGAGTCACCATCATTGCTTAGGCCCAGGCCACCTGAGGACGCAGTTTGAGCGAGCGAATTGCCATACGTTCCCAGCGTTCCGCCACCGAAGACGACGATGGCTTGCCCAGCCGCCAAGGTGGTTCCAGCAAGGAACTCATGCTTGACACCGGCGGCGTCACTGAGGGTCCAGCCACTAATGTCGATTGTCGAAGTGCCGGTGTTGAGCACTTCAACGAACTCATCTTGGGTCGGACTGAATGTTCCATCACCGTTGGCGTCGCCACTGTACAGGTTGTAATCCGGGTCGCTTGGCAAGGGATCAAACTCTGACGACGGTGCAGGATCCTTCAAGACTTCGTTGATCACGACGGCGTGATTGACGTTGTCGTTGTCGACGATCGAGGCGGTCACGTCCGGAGGCGTCAGTGCCGCGTAGTCAACATCGCCAGTCGCCGAAACGCTGATCAAACCTTGGTGGTCCCCTTCGTCCGCAGCGTCATCTTCGGCAGCGACGGTGACCGTTTGCGGAGTGAACCAGTTGCTCGTGGTGAACGTCAATGTGATCGCTTGATCGCTAGGTGAACCATTGAGGCCAACGTTAGCGTCGGGATCCAAAGTGACCGTGATGGTCGCAGTCGGAGCCGCGTCGAGCACCACAGCGAAGCTGTCCGTCAGGCCGTTCTCGCTGAGATTCAAATCAGCGTCCGTTCCAGGATTGGTGTCCTCATCGGCGTCGACGATTCGAATGGCCGCTGGCAAGACGTTGGTAAAACCAGGAGTGTCTTGGCCTTCGTCAGCAAAGCTGAGGGACAGGAAGTTGCCAGTGCCATCTGGGACCCGGCGAATGCCCGAAGGTGCATTGTCATCGGTCGAATTAACGGTGGTTGACGTGCCGTACTTGAATGCTGAATTGGCGGCCACGTCCAGCGATACGGAGTCGAAAACGGTAACCCATGGCTGAGTATCAAGGATTCCATCGTCGCCCGGATCCAAGTCCGTGCCAGCGGTGCCCGTGAATCCGCTTACCAAGAACAGCGATTGAGGCGATCCAAACAGGTCGAGGCTAGGGAATTCCAAGTCTCCGACGTCCTTCAAGATTCCTGCATCGGAACCATCGTCGTGCAGCAACAAGAACCCGTCGTCATCGGTCAGGCCACCGTCGAGTGGGAAGGCGAAGTCGATCAGCCCAGGGTTGAAGGCCCCTGAGACAACCACAAGGGTCAAGCCATCTGACGATGTCGCAGCACCCGCGGTGGTGTCGAACAATTCAATGAAGTTGTTCGAAGCGTTGTCCGCAGTTGAGTGCGAGATACGAGCTTCGTTGATCTTCAAATTCGTCGAAGCAACCGCGTTATCGGCAATCGCAACATTGATATCGCTAACGCTGAGGGCATCAAACTTAGGATCGGTGGACGATGAAGTGATCGAGATCACTCCACTGTGCAAACCTTCGGTATCGTCAACATCGTCCACTGCCGTCACCGTGACGGTTTGAGCGGTGCCGAAATTACTAGGGGTGAACGTGATCGAGTTAGTCGAGGTCGTCGTTTGACCATCGGCAATCGTGAAGGTGAAAATCACGTTGGCGGTGGGGGCTGTCAGCAAACGGATGCTGAAGGTGTCCGTTGGACCGCCTTCAACGACTCCCGTGGTGTCACCGGTTTCGACAATTTCAAAGACGGGAACGTTCGTTGATCCCGGTGTGTCGTTGCTGTCGTCGGCGAAGGTGTCTGCACCGGCGGTAAGCTGAAAGGCGCCGGTGCCGTCAACCGCTCGGGCTGCTGCGGCTGGCGTGAAGCCATCAGTCGATACAACAACACTTCCGCCGGTCACACCTGGGTCCGTTATGGCGTAGTTCTTAGCCGCTGGTGCGACGTTGTCATTGTCGTCAAGCGATACCGCGTCAAGGATTGAATCCCACGGAGTGACGTCAAAGATCCCGTCTCCACCTTCGGTTTCATCTGTATCCAGGTCGGTTCCCGAGATAAAGCTGCCCAGTGGGCCGGTGTACCCTGAAACAAGCAAGAAGGTCGACGGTGAACCGAAGAAGTCAAAGTTGGCAGCGATGTCACCGGGAACTAGCGGCGACGCGGCCCCATCGTCCTGCAATAAGAAGAATCCGTTCGCGTCGGTGAAGCCACCGGTGAGGTCGAACGCGAAGTTCAGGTCACCAGCGGTAAAGGATGGAGGCACCGCAGTGTCGGATTCGCTAGTGACTGCCAAAAGAGTCAGCCCATCAGTAGACAAACCTGCTGCGCCGCCGGTTTCGTAAAGCTCAATGAAGTTGTTTGAATCGTCGTCTTTGGACTGATGCGAGATGCGGAGCTCGTTGATCTTGAAATTGACGTCATCATCAATCACGCTCACTGACAACGATTGAGTCAGTCCATCAAAGGCTCCGTCACCGCTTGCGAGTGCGAAGTCAATTGAACTCAACTGCCCACCCTCAAGATCAGAGTCGTCTACTGCCGTAAATGTGAGCGTCTGCGGGGTATTCCAATCCGCAGGAGTGAACGTCAGCGATGTTGAACCTGGGGTCACTTCGCCATCGGCACTTGAGATCGTCACGACAACATTCGCAGTCGGTGCTTTATCGAGAACAATATCAACCGAATCGGTGCTGCCGCCTTCCGTCACAACGGTTGACCCATTGCTTTCGGTAATTACCAAGCCACCGGGGGCATCGCCAGGATTCGTGGCACCGATGTGGTTCAGCGACGTTCCGGTGACGCTGAAGTTCGGAGCCGTTCCACTGACTTCACCCACGAACCAGTCGTTGACGGTGTTGCCGGTGGAGTTGCCCACGCGACCAACGTACCCGGTGCTGCCGCCGGCAAGCGTGAATGCTGGCACGGAGTAAACGACATCGCCTGCACCGCCGTCGTTGATGCCGATGCTGTCAAGCAAGGTCCAGTTGGCCACGATCGAACCGTCAAGAATGCCATCGTCGTTGGCATCCAAGTCATCGCCGAAGTCGTCGGCGTCGATGGTCACTGGCGAACTGACCAGCAAGAACGAATTGGTTGCGTTCTCGAGCTCGTTGCTGCCCGCTTGAGCAGGGTTGTCTTGGTCGGAAGCGAAGAAGCTGAAGCCGCCGAAGTCATCGGTCGTGCTTACCAACGAGTTCGAAGCGGCGTCGATGGTGTAGCCGCTGCCCAATTGCGAAAGAACAAGCAATCCGTTGGAGCCAAATTCAAGTCCCGATAGATCGAAGCGATTGGAAACCTTACCAATTCCGAATCCCGAATCCGAATCGCCTTCGACATCAAGCAGGTAGGTTCCGCTTGCGATCGCGGTGTTCGCTTCGCCGCGAAGTTCGACGTACTCGCTCGGGCCATCGTTGCCCGGCACGTCGTAAAGAATCTCATTGATCAAGACGAAACTGCTGGTTGGAAGTCCGCCGACGGTGTGGCTGCCCAGATCACTGAACGTGTCTTGTGGGAAACCGTTCCATTCGGCAGTCAGATTCGTGATCGGATTGAAGCCGGCTGGATTGCCTTCATCAATCGAACCCTTGCGGACCAGGGTGCGATTAGCGGTGCCAAGCGAGCCGTCGGTCCAGGCTGATCCTGGGTCTTCGCCCACGACCCCAAACGTGTCGATGACCGTCGTGCCTTGCAATAGCTGGTAAGCATCGTCGCCATTGTGCGAAATGTTACTGTTGGTCATGTCGGCTTCATCCAAGATCGCTTGTGTCGAGCTTGGGTTTGCGATCACAAAAACGTCGCCTGCCGCGATTTCGTCAGTTGCGGAAAATGTGATGGTTGCGTCGGAGGTGCCACCATTGTTGGACTTGTACAACGAGTATCCGTCGAGCGAGAGCGTTGCCCCCGAGTTGTTGTAAAGCTCAATCGCCTTATTGTTGCTGCTACCTTCGATGTACTCACTGATGAAGAGGTCACCGGCAAGCAGTTGACGTGACTCTAGCTGTTCGATGATTTGACGACGACGACTGCGTCGTGCAGGTCGCAATCGTTCGCTGGAAGATCTCTTAAAATTGGTTGGCAATGCCTGCAGAATCCTAGAAAGTCCGCGCATATTTTCCTCGTTCGAGAGTGGGGTAGAATGGGGCTTCAACACCTTCCTGGTATTAACTTCCATGGCCTCTTTAGCGCAGGGCAACGCGTGGTCAATCATCACTCTTCAACGCAAGCTTTAGCACTCTTCAACGCAAACGTTGGCGAGTCTCCGGCGAGCTGTGTTTGACAATCTTGTCGGTTAGATCGTTTGGAACGACTTTGCCGATGGTTCGAACTTACCCAAGAAAGTCAAAATGCCTATCCCCGTTCACACAATATTCATTTGACCAAGTAGGGGCTGTAGAGGGGGTGGGTTGTTGCAGTGTCCAGGCGTTCCGGGCCCGCAAGTCCCGAGCCGCAAGACACTCATCGAACGTGCCAATCGAAAGAAAAATTCCAGCTCAGTATCGCATTGTCCGTCGATCGCGCCTAAGCTCACACGAGTGGAGTAGAACACGGCGATATCGCGTGCCCAATCTCACTCTTTGTGCTCGGTGGCTTTATTGCCGCAGTTCGGCTGGAATAGCCCTGTGGTGTGGTTAGTTTTTTCGAGTGTGCCGCGTCGTTGGGGGCTCAAATTTTTTAGGTCGGAACGCAAAAAATAGAAGCTTTGCTTCATTTTTTCTTGTTCAAAACCTACAAACCGGCAACGTTTACCCTGCGGAGCTTCATAATCCGTCCCGCGATGTTCCAGTCTTGCACGTAGAGATTGCCTTCGGCATCCCACTGTGACCCATGCGTTCCGCTGAAAATCCCTTCGATCCATTGCGATTGGGGGATCGCGAATTTGCGGCCTAGGGCTGGGTTCGGGTTGTAGCCCAAAACGGACATGATTGAGTTGTTCTTATCCAGGATGACGACGCGCCCGGCCAAGTCAGGGACGCTGACATAATCACCCTGAATGGATACCGATGTGGGCATGCCCAATCCCGTGATCACTTCCTCGATGAAGTTACCGTCAAGGTCGTAGTGAACTAGTCGTCCTTTGGGTTGGTGATTGCGATCGCAGATGAGCAAACGATTGGGTTCGTATCGCGTATCGAGCGTCATTCCATGAGCGGTGTTGAATTGCTTCATGCCGTTTCCTTTTTCGCCGAAGTGCGAAAGGTACTTGCCGGTTTTGTCGTACTTAAAGATGTGGTTGCTTCCATAGCCATCGGACAAGTAGATGTTGCCGTCGTCGTCCACCGTAATCGCGGTCGGGTTGAACGCTTCGATGGTCAGGCCGGATTCGTCTGGAAAGGGAAGTTTCAAAACAACTTCGCCAGTCCGGGCATTGAACTTCATTCCTTCTGCGTTTTCGTTTCGCGCAGCGTAGATGTACTCGGTACCGTTCTCGTTTCGTAATTCCATATCGTGCATCTGTGAATAGTCTGGACCGAGATGCGAGTGGATCACTTTTCCTTCAGGTGAGAATACAAATACGCCCGCCTTCGCACTCGTGTAGATGTTGCCGTCCTTGTCAATTACCACCGCACCGTGAGTCGGCCCAATGGCCGAGTTGCCATCAGGTCGCAGGCCCCATCCAGGCACTGTGTCAAAAGTCATGATGCCTGCACCCATGCGGACCGGTGCTGTCGATACCTTGGCTGTTGACTCTTTGGTGCGTGTTCCCACCGACTCATCCGCGGATGCGGTCGGACGGTACGGTGCAGTCAAAAACAATAATGCGATGGTGGTGATAAAGGTTAGTTGATGATTCATTGGTTCCAGGTTGCCTTATCAAATTTAAGAGAGTGATCGGGGACGCCTTAAGATAGTCGATTGCGAACTTCGGCACCGGCTTGAAGCGAGCTTTTGAACACTTCGAACGATGCGACGGTCGTTCGTTCGGGCTCGCTTGATAGGTAATGTTCAGTGAGAATCAAAAGGTGGGGCTGAGGGGTTAGGGTCAAGGGATTGGTTGGCTATTGGGCGAAGCGGATGGTGTTGGCTGCGGTTTTGCCGTCGATAGTATCCCCGGTTATGCTGGGCTTTATGTTCATCCAAAGGGCTTCTCGTATACCTACCTTTTTCGTGATTGCATTCGTTGTGGCGATTGCGATGCCGCGTGTCGGCATCGGTCAGGACGGCAAGAGTTTGTTTCCGATCGAGCTTGAGCGATGGCAGAAGTCTGAGCCTGAGTTAGCTCGAGGACTGGTTGAAGCGGATCGGTTGAGGCTGAAGCTGTTATTGCCAGGCAACGATGGCGTGTGCTGTGCGACTCGCATTTGCCAAGTTATCAACAGTTTACAGCAGCAATGTCGAGCAACCGCATTTCCAGGAAAGTCAATCGCGACGTTTGAAGTGACGCCGGAGCGATTGCTGGGGCAGTTGCGTGGCGAGCAGTCGATCGACAAGGCAGCGTTCGATGCGTTCAGCGGGAAATGGTTCGGCAATTGGGATGGGTCCGACGTGAATCACGATTGGCGACCGGCCTTATCCTTCGCTCCGCCACGTGTCTTAGGCGAAGGGGCGCTAGCCATTCAGAGCCTGCAGTACGCGTGGATCGGCAATGGCTTTGGGTGGAACTATGTCGCCTGCGAAAAGAGCGATCCGTCACGCCACTATGTCTTGGGGATGGTCTACTACTTTGCTGGTCCCAATTATCGCGACATCGTGAGTGAGGCGGCTCACGTTGGTTTTGTGGACGGGCCTAGTCGGCTTGTTTGGATGACCGAGTCGAGCGTTTATCTTGAGGAGGCGTTTGTCGACGAAGGTTGTTCACCGCACTACGTTATCACGGCATTACGGCATGACTTGCTGGGCAGCGAAATGAAGGTTTCGCCCAACGTCGTTCAGGCAACTTACACGCGAGACTCAGGCACGCGTCCGGCGTTCTTGAAATTTTCGTGGAAGCCAGATCGCTTGCCATAAGAACTCGCCACGGAAACTTCCCGTTGCAATTGGGGAGGTCGTCTCGGTGCGATTGCAGCCTTGGTGTCGCCATCACCATTGGTCGCACCGACGGTTGAGCGTCGTTTGAAGTGA from Rubripirellula amarantea encodes:
- a CDS encoding lamin tail domain-containing protein, with protein sequence MRGLSRILQALPTNFKRSSSERLRPARRSRRRQIIEQLESRQLLAGDLFISEYIEGSSNNKAIELYNNSGATLSLDGYSLYKSNNGGTSDATITFSATDEIAAGDVFVIANPSSTQAILDEADMTNSNISHNGDDAYQLLQGTTVIDTFGVVGEDPGSAWTDGSLGTANRTLVRKGSIDEGNPAGFNPITNLTAEWNGFPQDTFSDLGSHTVGGLPTSSFVLINEILYDVPGNDGPSEYVELRGEANTAIASGTYLLDVEGDSDSGFGIGKVSNRFDLSGLEFGSNGLLVLSQLGSGYTIDAASNSLVSTTDDFGGFSFFASDQDNPAQAGSNELENATNSFLLVSSPVTIDADDFGDDLDANDDGILDGSIVANWTLLDSIGINDGGAGDVVYSVPAFTLAGGSTGYVGRVGNSTGNTVNDWFVGEVSGTAPNFSVTGTSLNHIGATNPGDAPGGLVITESNGSTVVTEGGSTDSVDIVLDKAPTANVVVTISSADGEVTPGSTSLTFTPADWNTPQTLTFTAVDDSDLEGGQLSSIDFALASGDGAFDGLTQSLSVSVIDDDVNFKINELRISHQSKDDDSNNFIELYETGGAAGLSTDGLTLLAVTSESDTAVPPSFTAGDLNFAFDLTGGFTDANGFFLLQDDGAASPLVPGDIAANFDFFGSPSTFLLVSGYTGPLGSFISGTDLDTDETEGGDGIFDVTPWDSILDAVSLDDNDNVAPAAKNYAITDPGVTGGSVVVSTDGFTPAAAARAVDGTGAFQLTAGADTFADDSNDTPGSTNVPVFEIVETGDTTGVVEGGPTDTFSIRLLTAPTANVIFTFTIADGQTTTSTNSITFTPSNFGTAQTVTVTAVDDVDDTEGLHSGVISITSSSTDPKFDALSVSDINVAIADNAVASTNLKINEARISHSTADNASNNFIELFDTTAGAATSSDGLTLVVVSGAFNPGLIDFAFPLDGGLTDDDGFLLLHDDGSDAGILKDVGDLEFPSLDLFGSPQSLFLVSGFTGTAGTDLDPGDDGILDTQPWVTVFDSVSLDVAANSAFKYGTSTTVNSTDDNAPSGIRRVPDGTGNFLSLSFADEGQDTPGFTNVLPAAIRIVDADEDTNPGTDADLNLSENGLTDSFAVVLDAAPTATITVTLDPDANVGLNGSPSDQAITLTFTTSNWFTPQTVTVAAEDDAADEGDHQGLISVSATGDVDYAALTPPDVTASIVDNDNVNHAVVINEVLKDPAPSSEFDPLPSDPDYNLYSGDANGDGTFSPTQDEFVEVLNTGTSTIDISGWTLSDAAGVKHEFLAGTTLAAGQAIVVFGGGTLGTYGNSLAQTASSGGLGLSNDGDSVTLFDTVRTLDFMSWAVDDNEDLLFNDGEDQSLARLQADGTGDFLDSEFSAGQFLQTPGLTNTDGIEFEIGASLIVAESDGSTDVTEGDAVGDTVAFSFTGTPTSTVTVTLTPTDSQIDLGAGAGVATTLTFNSGNAGTPQSVTVVADDDSAVEGTHASAFSVAITSSDTQFDALTSPDIAVTISDNDSAPQTTSVAINEFRVNSSGGSITDFVELIGDPDSGFTGYSLVLISGEFSPGSIDDIVDLSSGFTDANGFLLVTDDGTSVATDPGDVLDASFNPFGSPQTILVVDGLSPTAVAGDDLDTDNDGTFDIVPWTSILASLSIVDGDANADVNYSAEVFGPDGNFTPAGGYRTTDETGPFALLNFADAELDTAGETNELPPIPTFIAIDDVADTDVNTPVDVNVLLNDLPDGQTQILSTTDGANGIATIGSGGVITYTPDNGFVGSDSFDYTITLNDVELTNSAASGGDRFGNAVAIDGDYAVVGSFLDDPNGVNSAGSAFIYHRTDDTTWTQVAELSGDGAPNGVAAQFGYSVAIDGDTVAVSAQRDRENGFQAGAVYIFNRNEGGADNWGQVSKVAGSDTVKRDLFGRSLALSGDTLVVGASVADPVGLSSGAAYVFERDLGGVENWGQSMKLVASDGEAGDRFGQTVSIDGDLIAVGAFQYDGTASNTGAAYIFARDNGGADNWGEEAIIEAADGLANDHFAYALSIDGTRVAIGSRFDDEGGLNQLGSVYLFDQNEGGAGNWGQVTKLLASDGVAGDRLGYSVDLSGDRLVAGAIGSDIGGVASGNAYLFENVGGTWMQTRVLNNDEVTTADEYGIAVAVDASVAVVGSWLDNRPSNNTGGAYVFDLRTSTATVDVEVAEIAAASSEQPLLSWTSEDDDDDEFQWQAEAVDEAILAEL